One window of Globicephala melas chromosome 2, mGloMel1.2, whole genome shotgun sequence genomic DNA carries:
- the ERVFC1 gene encoding endogenous retrovirus group FC1 Env polyprotein has protein sequence MFPALKWPQLQRLGRPYRWVPRDYGLSVTLSLLLLLLLPPRTHQMSLWRFHVHRTWQAKGRTHTRVLGTGDCQPDGCQALVTVQIPISNIEGVPLGWSTPTVCFTYDQTRDYCQWWNETYGGCPYHSCNIHVAKLDTRSSLRQSHLLTRNGKGQLFINIKDPWDTRWVKGVQGKIYQWATDAYPVGSIRVFRSYISLIPKVIQQLSEQATAIQETEQALRYQLPHPEHKEDPFSWLTLVRQAVQILNHTGIGNISDCFLCASPGWPPLAAVPLDQPFNSTSHTSQNPPFSPLKVPIFLDSKNLTICYGSRPNLADTGFLCNSSLMVSTSIKAPPGMFLCCNGSLIKEINSSSPFPCIPVTLVPQLTLYSQAEFSLLITPPFTRRKRAIFLPPVAGISLASSLVAAGLEGGALTHSVSTSRDLEHKLQLATEASAGSISSLQRQITSIAQVALQNRRTLDLLTADKVGTCLFLQEECCYYINETGLVEDNVKALHRLRKELQRKHQQSASPIPDWWRSTLYTWLTPILGPLILICILLMFSLCFLRFLRRCMEEVSRVATNQMLLGPYTLLPTEPPTGLP, from the coding sequence ATGTTTCCCGCCTTAAAATGGCCCCAACTCCAGAGACTTGGACGGCCCTACCGCTGGGTCCCACGAGACTACGGCTTGTCCGTCACCCTGTCTCTCCTCCTGCTGCTCCTCCTGCCACCCAGGACTCACCAGATGTCCCTATGGCGCTTCCATGTCCACAGGACATGGCAAGCTAAAGGTCGGACCCACACCCGAGTCCTGGGCACGGGAGACTGCCAACCAGATGGGTGCCAGGCCTTGGTAACAGTCCAGATCCCCATCTCTAACATAGAAGGTGTTCCCCTGGGATGGTCCACCCCCACTGTCTGCTTCACTTACGATCAGACTCGAGACTACTGTCAATGGTGGAATGAGACCTATGGGGGGTGCCCCTATCACTCATGTAACATCCATGTGGCAAAACTAGATACCAGGAGCTCGCTCCGACAATCCCACCTGCTCACCAGAAATGGCAAGGGTCAATTATTCATCAACATCAAAGATCCCTGGGACACAAGATGGGTAAAAGGGGTACAAGGAAAAATCTACCAATGGGCAACTGATGCCTACCCCGTGGGCTCTATCAGGGTCTTTCGCTCATATATCAGTTTGATTCCCAAAGTTATCCAACAGTTGAGTGAACAAGCCACTGCCATCCAGGAAACAGAACAAGCCCTAAGATACCAACTACCTCACCCCGAACACAAAGAGGATCCTTTTTCTTGGTTGACCCTCGTCCGTCAAGCAGTACAGATACTCAACCACACAGGAATAGGTAACATCTCCGACTGCTTTCTATGTGCCTCGCCTGGCTGGCCACCCTTGGCTGCTGTCCCACTCGACCAGCCCTTCAATTCTACTTCCCACACCTCCCAAAACCCACCTTTTTCTCCGTTAAAAGTCCCCATATTCCTTGATTCAAAAAATCTCACCATTTGTTACGGCAGCCGCCCAAATCTAGCTGATACTGGGTTTCTTTGCAACTCATCCCTCATGGTAAGCACATCAATTAAAGCACCACCAGGCATGTTTTTGTGCTGCAATGGTTCCCTCATAAAAGAGATCaattcttcctcccccttcccatgtatCCCCGTTACTCTCGTCCCACAACTCACACTGTATAGCCAAGCCGAATTTTCCTTGCTAATCACGCCACCCTTTACCCGACGAAAAAGAGCTATCTTTCTTCCTCCGGTCGCAGGCATCTCTCTCGCCTCCTCCCTGGTTGCTGCAGGCCTCGAGGGGGGAGCTCTAACACATAGTGTTTCAACATCCCGCGACTTAGAACATAAGCTCCAGCTAGCCACTGAAGCCTCCGCCGGCTCCATCTCCTCTCTCCAGCGCCAAATCACCTCCATAGCCCAAGTCGCTCTCCAGAATCGACGAACACTGGATCTCCTGACGGCCGACAAAGTAGgtacctgcctcttcctacagGAGGAATGCTGCTATtacatcaatgaaacaggacTCGTCGAAGACAACGTAAAAGCCCTCCATCGCTTAAGAAAAGAACTCCAACGCAAACACCAACAGTCCGCCTCCCCAATTCCTGATTGGTGGCGATCCACCCTCTATACCTGGCTAACACCAATCTTAGGCCCCTTAATTCTCATCTGTATCTTGCtcatgttttctctctgttttcttagGTTCCTTCGCAGGTGCATGGAGGAAGTCTCTCgggtggccacaaaccaaatGCTCCTCGGTCCTTACACCTTGCTTCCTACAGAACCCCCCACTGGTCTCCCCTAA